Proteins encoded together in one Argiope bruennichi chromosome 1, qqArgBrue1.1, whole genome shotgun sequence window:
- the LOC129978553 gene encoding 14-3-3 protein zeta isoform X3 → MDKDELVQRAKLAEQAERYDDMASAMKRVTETGVELSNEERNLLSVAYKNVVGARRSSWRVISSIEQKTEGSEKKQQMAKEYREKVETELREICYDVLGLLDNFLIPKASNAESKVFYLKMKGDYYRYLAEVATGDQKNSVVEESQKAYQEAFDISVVEESQKSYQEAFDISKNKMQPTHPIRLGLALNFSVFYFEILNAPDRACHLAKQAFDDAIAELDTLNEDSYKDSTLIMQLLRDNLTLWTSDTQGDGEEQPEAGDN, encoded by the exons atgGATAAAGACGAATTGGTGCAACGGGCAAAATTGGCTGAACAAGCTGAACGTTATGATGATATGGCTTCAGCGATGAAAAGAGTGACGGAAACGGGAGTGGAGCTCAGTAATGAAGAGAGAAATCTTTTGTCTGTAGCGTACAAAAATGTCGTTGGTGCCCGAAGAAGCTCATGGAGGGTTATCTCCAGTATAGAGCAGAAAACAGAAGGCAGTGAAAAGAAGCAACAAATGGCCAAGGAATATCGTGAAAAagtagaaacagaactgagagaaATCTGCTATGACGTATta gGCTTGTTAGACAATTTCCTTATCCCAAAAGCAAGCAATGCTGAAAGCAAAGTTTTTTACCTGAAAATGAAAGGTGATTATTACAGGTACTTAGCAGAAGTTGCTACTGGTGATCAAAAGAACA GTGTTGTTGAAGAGTCCCAAAAGGCATACCAAGAAGCATTTGACATCA gtgtTGTTGAGGAATCTCAGAAATCTTACCAAGAAGCATTtgatatcagtaaaaataaaatgcagccAACTCATCCCATTCGATTGGGGTTGGCTTTGAATTtctctgtattttattttgaaatattaaatgcacCTGATCGTGCTTGTCATCTTGCCAAACAG gcATTTGATGATGCAATAGCAGAATTAGACACACTTAATGAAGACTCTTATAAAGACAGTACACTTATCATGCAACTACTAAGGGACAATTTAACG ctGTGGACATCAGATACCCAGGGTGATGGTGAAGAACAACCTGAAGCTGGTGACAATTGA
- the LOC129978553 gene encoding 14-3-3 protein zeta isoform X2 has translation MDKDELVQRAKLAEQAERYDDMASAMKRVTETGVELSNEERNLLSVAYKNVVGARRSSWRVISSIEQKTEGSEKKQQMAKEYREKVETELREICYDVLGLLDNFLIPKASNAESKVFYLKMKGDYYRYLAEVATGDQKNSVVEESQKSYQEAFDISKNKMQPTHPIRLGLALNFSVFYFEILNAPDRACHLAKQAFDDAIAELDTLNEDSYKDSTLIMQLLRDNLTLWTSDTQGDGEEQPEAGDN, from the exons atgGATAAAGACGAATTGGTGCAACGGGCAAAATTGGCTGAACAAGCTGAACGTTATGATGATATGGCTTCAGCGATGAAAAGAGTGACGGAAACGGGAGTGGAGCTCAGTAATGAAGAGAGAAATCTTTTGTCTGTAGCGTACAAAAATGTCGTTGGTGCCCGAAGAAGCTCATGGAGGGTTATCTCCAGTATAGAGCAGAAAACAGAAGGCAGTGAAAAGAAGCAACAAATGGCCAAGGAATATCGTGAAAAagtagaaacagaactgagagaaATCTGCTATGACGTATta gGCTTGTTAGACAATTTCCTTATCCCAAAAGCAAGCAATGCTGAAAGCAAAGTTTTTTACCTGAAAATGAAAGGTGATTATTACAGGTACTTAGCAGAAGTTGCTACTGGTGATCAAAAGAACA gtgtTGTTGAGGAATCTCAGAAATCTTACCAAGAAGCATTtgatatcagtaaaaataaaatgcagccAACTCATCCCATTCGATTGGGGTTGGCTTTGAATTtctctgtattttattttgaaatattaaatgcacCTGATCGTGCTTGTCATCTTGCCAAACAG gcATTTGATGATGCAATAGCAGAATTAGACACACTTAATGAAGACTCTTATAAAGACAGTACACTTATCATGCAACTACTAAGGGACAATTTAACG ctGTGGACATCAGATACCCAGGGTGATGGTGAAGAACAACCTGAAGCTGGTGACAATTGA
- the LOC129978553 gene encoding 14-3-3 protein zeta isoform X1 has product MDKDELVQRAKLAEQAERYDDMASAMKRVTETGVELSNEERNLLSVAYKNVVGARRSSWRVISSIEQKTEGSEKKQQMAKEYREKVETELREICYDVLGLLDNFLIPKASNAESKVFYLKMKGDYYRYLAEVATGDQKNSVVEESQKAYQEAFDISKSKMQPTHPIRLGLALNFSVFYFEILNSPDKACQLAKQAFDDAIAELDTLNEDSYKDSTLIMQLLRDNLTLWTSDTQGDGEEQPEAGDN; this is encoded by the exons atgGATAAAGACGAATTGGTGCAACGGGCAAAATTGGCTGAACAAGCTGAACGTTATGATGATATGGCTTCAGCGATGAAAAGAGTGACGGAAACGGGAGTGGAGCTCAGTAATGAAGAGAGAAATCTTTTGTCTGTAGCGTACAAAAATGTCGTTGGTGCCCGAAGAAGCTCATGGAGGGTTATCTCCAGTATAGAGCAGAAAACAGAAGGCAGTGAAAAGAAGCAACAAATGGCCAAGGAATATCGTGAAAAagtagaaacagaactgagagaaATCTGCTATGACGTATta gGCTTGTTAGACAATTTCCTTATCCCAAAAGCAAGCAATGCTGAAAGCAAAGTTTTTTACCTGAAAATGAAAGGTGATTATTACAGGTACTTAGCAGAAGTTGCTACTGGTGATCAAAAGAACA GTGTTGTTGAAGAGTCCCAAAAGGCATACCAAGAAGCATTTGACATCAGTAAAAGTAAAATGCAGCCCACTCATCCTATACGTTTGGGGCTTGCCTTGAATTTctcagtattttattttgaaatattgaattctcCAGACAAAGCTTGCCAACTAGCCAAACAG gcATTTGATGATGCAATAGCAGAATTAGACACACTTAATGAAGACTCTTATAAAGACAGTACACTTATCATGCAACTACTAAGGGACAATTTAACG ctGTGGACATCAGATACCCAGGGTGATGGTGAAGAACAACCTGAAGCTGGTGACAATTGA